The following coding sequences lie in one Arachis ipaensis cultivar K30076 chromosome B03, Araip1.1, whole genome shotgun sequence genomic window:
- the LOC107633585 gene encoding uncharacterized protein LOC107633585, whose product MWRDYARGHVAIAVDNKEPSKLALNWALVNRNFIGVNPVILIHVVRTPPTGIQAQSNDEVMEMLIPHRSCCTERNVQYEVVIVRDENVAAGILEYVSSQVDIRVLVLGSSTKRSRKSALSRIFKKKKNREDDVETTVLKWLPPHFRVHVIYKGNMTSYWDALAAQRYKYRRLSPLNHNPRVRINNYPEVELDYEENSNPPLSSGNESPDNNDSISFYENLHSRQTLGGSSSSNNLNSDDDEPLFLLDKMEDEVIRQEVVGPKKAIMEFYHEAQISKQKVVLRSLNLSFQVFHP is encoded by the exons ATGTGGAGAGATTATGCAAGAGGGCATGTAGCCATAGCAGTGGACAATAAAGAACCCAGTAAACTTGCTCTCAATTGGGCCCTCGTGAATAGAAATTTTATAGGTGTTAACCCTGTCATACTAATCCATGTTGTTCGAACCCCACCAACAG GTATCCAGGCGCAATCCAATGATGAGGTTATGGAAATGCTAATTCCACATCGTAGCTGTTGTACTGAAAGAAAT GTGCAATACGAGGTAGTGATAGTTCGCGACGAGAATGTGGCAGCTGGAATCCTTGAATATGTGTCCTCTCAAGTGGACATTAGAGTATTAGTTCTTGGCTCATCAACTAAGAGAAGCAGAAAGAGTGCACTTTCCAG GAtattcaagaaaaagaagaatcgAGAGGATGATGTTGAGACTACTGTATTGAAATGGTTGCCACCTCACTTTCGTGTTCATGTTATATACAAAGGGAATATGACCTCTTATTGGGATGCCTTAGCGGCTCAAAGATATAAGTATCGACGTCTATCTCCACTCAACCATAATCCACG GGTCCGCATTAATAACTACCCAGAAGTTGAGTTGGATTATGAAGAAAACAGCAACCCGCCATTAAGCTCTGGAAATGAGAGTCCAGACAACAATGATTCCATCTCATTTTATGAAAATTTACATTCtagacaaacacttggtggatcTTCATCATCAAATAATTTAAACTCGGATGATGATGAGCCCTTGTTCTTACTA GACAAGATGGAAGATGAAGTCATAAGACAAGAAGTAGTAGGGcctaagaaagcaataatggaGTTTTACCATGAAGCACAAATATCAAAACAAAAGGTTGTCCTGAGATCTCTCAATCTTAGCTTTCAAGTTTTCCATCCTTAA